One Brumimicrobium sp. DNA window includes the following coding sequences:
- a CDS encoding cytochrome b/b6 domain-containing protein, whose amino-acid sequence METKNKFSALHRLLHWVMAFSMPVLLVTGFLRMYWMGKKAVFAAVNSQDLEVTKEQSNAMYKVLREPMWEWHVIFAHVMIIAFIIRVIYMIAKGIRFPNPFKGSTSMKEKMQGLTYIYFYLYVFMAAFTGICLRQDFFPDLHKSIEATHKLGVYLFPIFIVLHFVGVFLAEKGKDKGITSKMIGGE is encoded by the coding sequence ATGGAAACAAAAAATAAATTCTCAGCTCTTCATAGACTTCTACATTGGGTTATGGCATTTTCTATGCCTGTTTTATTGGTAACTGGTTTCTTACGTATGTATTGGATGGGAAAGAAAGCTGTTTTCGCAGCAGTAAATTCTCAAGATTTGGAGGTAACTAAAGAACAATCAAACGCAATGTATAAGGTACTTCGTGAGCCTATGTGGGAATGGCATGTGATTTTTGCTCATGTTATGATTATAGCTTTTATAATACGAGTAATATACATGATTGCCAAAGGAATACGTTTTCCGAATCCATTCAAAGGAAGCACCTCTATGAAAGAAAAGATGCAGGGTTTAACATACATATATTTTTACCTATACGTATTTATGGCAGCTTTCACAGGTATTTGTTTACGTCAAGATTTCTTCCCAGATCTTCATAAATCAATAGAAGCTACCCATAAATTAGGTGTATATCTTTTTCCTATCTTCATCGTACTACATTTTGTGGGTGTATTTCTAGCAGAGAAGGGAAAAGATAAAGGAATCACTTCTAAAATGATTGGAGGAGAATAA
- a CDS encoding cation-translocating P-type ATPase, which yields MINIPSNLVGLTDEEVIASRTLHAEATLKDNNKSPLLAWFFDLIKEPMLLLLIAISIIYLIVAQYGEAIFMFAAIVIISGISFYQDFQTKRALKELEKLNEPLSAVIRNQNVQKIPTHDLVIGDLCIVEEGKMINADGKIVHSNDFSVNEAALTGESYSIFKNSDTDNNQVYSGTIVMSGLAVFEITAIGKNTRFGKIGESLRDIELEKTPLNIQISQFVKYMAFVGIGIFLLVWIYSYFQTNSIVESLLYGLTMAMSILPEEIPVAFTTFMALGAWKLMQKNIIVKRSGIVETLGSTTVICVDKTGTITENSMILEKLYNHSTGKLYGEDEYGLPELEELIEYAMWSSEPVPFDPMEKTLQNWYLKVCTSDKSSDFNMIHEYPLEGKPPMMTHIYEDKSGNRIIAAKGAPEAILTVSHLDEDTFQKCQRLLQELGNKGYRILGIAKATYLSAEFPKRQQEFDFQFLGFTIFYDPPKKGIQQVFQQIYDAGIKVKVITGDNPDTSLAVANQAGIKSNTNPVKGSDLEQLSEEQLCEIASKTTLFSRMYPQAKLSVVKALKKNNEIVAMIGDGVNDAPALKAAHIGVAMGSKGTEIAKAASDLIITNDNLDRLIYGIGEGRRIYTNIKKAIQYVISIHIPIILTVSLPLLLGWIYPQIFTPIHVIFLEIVMGPTCSIVYENEPMEENTMTQPPRKMTDTFLNWKELNLSILQGLIITIGVLGIYQYSIWQGYQEELTRTMVFTTLILANIFLSFINRSFYYSVITTLKYKNKLLFGITLIVIIALFALLYIPIISKFFHIIPLTTYQLGIAFSFAASSVLWFEVYKWIKRRNL from the coding sequence ATGATTAATATCCCTTCAAATTTAGTGGGATTAACAGATGAAGAGGTTATTGCCTCTCGTACTCTGCATGCTGAAGCCACATTAAAAGATAATAACAAAAGTCCTCTTCTTGCATGGTTTTTTGATTTAATAAAAGAACCTATGCTGCTATTATTAATTGCCATTTCCATTATTTATCTTATTGTAGCTCAATATGGAGAAGCAATTTTTATGTTCGCAGCCATCGTTATTATCTCAGGAATTTCATTTTACCAAGATTTTCAAACAAAACGGGCACTCAAAGAACTTGAGAAATTAAATGAGCCACTAAGTGCAGTTATACGCAATCAGAATGTTCAGAAAATACCAACTCATGATTTGGTGATAGGTGATTTATGCATTGTAGAAGAAGGAAAGATGATTAATGCTGATGGTAAAATCGTACACAGTAATGATTTTTCTGTCAATGAAGCTGCGCTAACAGGAGAGAGTTACTCTATCTTTAAGAATAGTGATACAGATAACAATCAAGTGTACAGTGGGACCATTGTAATGTCAGGTCTTGCCGTATTTGAGATCACTGCAATAGGCAAGAATACACGTTTTGGAAAAATTGGCGAATCACTTCGAGACATTGAATTAGAAAAAACTCCTCTCAATATACAAATTTCTCAATTTGTGAAGTATATGGCTTTTGTAGGTATAGGGATTTTTTTACTTGTCTGGATATATAGTTATTTCCAAACAAATAGCATTGTAGAGAGCTTGCTCTATGGACTCACCATGGCTATGTCTATTTTACCAGAGGAGATTCCTGTTGCCTTTACCACCTTTATGGCCTTGGGAGCCTGGAAATTGATGCAAAAAAATATCATTGTCAAACGAAGTGGAATAGTAGAAACTCTTGGGAGTACTACGGTTATTTGTGTTGACAAAACAGGTACTATCACAGAGAATTCTATGATTTTAGAGAAATTATATAATCATTCAACAGGAAAATTGTATGGAGAAGACGAATATGGTTTACCTGAATTAGAAGAGCTTATTGAATATGCCATGTGGAGTAGCGAACCTGTTCCCTTTGATCCCATGGAAAAAACCTTACAAAATTGGTATTTGAAAGTATGTACAAGTGATAAATCATCTGATTTCAATATGATTCACGAGTATCCTTTAGAGGGTAAACCTCCCATGATGACGCATATCTATGAAGATAAATCGGGCAACAGAATTATTGCTGCCAAGGGAGCTCCAGAAGCTATTCTAACTGTATCTCACTTAGATGAAGATACATTTCAAAAATGTCAAAGACTTCTTCAAGAACTTGGAAATAAAGGATACCGAATTTTGGGAATAGCAAAAGCTACGTATCTTTCTGCTGAATTCCCTAAAAGACAACAAGAATTCGATTTCCAATTCCTAGGGTTTACGATATTCTATGATCCACCTAAAAAAGGAATACAACAAGTTTTTCAGCAGATATATGATGCAGGAATTAAAGTAAAGGTTATTACTGGAGATAATCCTGATACCTCACTAGCAGTTGCAAATCAGGCAGGAATAAAAAGCAACACCAATCCAGTAAAAGGGAGTGATCTTGAGCAACTTTCTGAAGAACAATTATGTGAAATAGCCAGTAAAACAACACTCTTTTCACGTATGTATCCCCAGGCCAAACTTAGTGTTGTAAAAGCTTTAAAGAAGAATAATGAGATTGTGGCCATGATTGGCGATGGTGTAAATGATGCACCTGCCTTAAAGGCTGCACATATTGGCGTTGCAATGGGGAGTAAAGGAACTGAGATTGCAAAAGCTGCTTCTGATTTGATTATCACCAACGATAATTTAGATAGACTTATTTATGGGATTGGAGAAGGGAGAAGAATCTACACCAATATAAAAAAGGCTATTCAATATGTCATTTCAATTCATATTCCAATTATACTAACGGTCTCTTTGCCTTTACTCTTAGGCTGGATATATCCACAGATATTTACACCCATTCATGTTATATTCTTAGAAATAGTTATGGGTCCAACTTGTTCCATCGTATACGAGAACGAGCCTATGGAAGAAAACACAATGACACAGCCACCTCGAAAAATGACCGATACCTTCCTCAACTGGAAAGAATTAAACTTAAGTATTTTGCAAGGTCTTATCATTACCATAGGTGTGTTAGGAATTTACCAATACAGTATCTGGCAAGGATATCAAGAAGAATTAACTAGAACTATGGTTTTTACTACATTGATTTTAGCTAATATCTTTTTAAGCTTTATTAACCGCTCCTTTTATTACAGTGTTATCACTACTCTTAAATATAAGAACAAACTTCTTTTTGGAATTACTTTGATTGTTATTATAGCACTTTTTGCACTTTTATATATTCCAATAATTTCGAAGTTCTTTCATATTATTCCACTCACTACTTACCAATTAGGGATAGCTTTTTCTTTTGCTGCTAGTTCGGTTTTATGGTTTGAGGTATATAAATGGATAAAGCGTAGGAATTTATAA
- a CDS encoding NADH:flavin oxidoreductase, which produces MSLQRLLSSAKLNQLTLKNRIIKAATFEGMLDKNQNISQRCIDFHEEVARGGVAMTTLAYCAPENDGCMLDYYMYIREEIKPQLQKLAQTVHAQGSLLSGQIAHCGGFSRNKKLERKRPVGPSTAFNLVGMLYGNFFTQGMDKTTLQEVSGNFGKTARIMKESGFDAVEIHFGHGYLLSQFINPRVNKRKDEYGGSIENRMRFPLEVLAEVRKNVGPDFPILAKISMYDDKKGGVTLEDSLQVGKLLQDNGIDGIILSAGASSDNPMLLFHGDSILPDLIKYEKNPLMKLGMLLVGQTMFRKYPYKELYLLEAAKKFREQLTCNLIFIGGASTIESLEKIMDLGFDFVQLARPLLRDPEMVNHLIHYQEKYINGCNHCNKCAPLMNDKNGIRCVLPTWEPFESEKGV; this is translated from the coding sequence ATGAGCTTACAACGATTATTATCTAGTGCAAAATTGAATCAGCTCACCCTGAAAAACAGAATTATTAAGGCCGCTACTTTTGAAGGAATGCTAGATAAGAATCAAAACATTTCACAGCGTTGCATCGATTTCCATGAAGAAGTTGCAAGAGGTGGTGTAGCTATGACCACTCTTGCCTACTGTGCTCCAGAAAATGACGGATGTATGCTTGATTACTACATGTACATCCGAGAAGAAATTAAACCCCAACTTCAAAAATTAGCACAAACTGTTCATGCACAGGGTTCGCTCTTATCCGGACAAATTGCACATTGTGGTGGTTTTAGCAGAAATAAGAAATTGGAACGTAAAAGACCCGTAGGACCTAGTACCGCTTTTAATTTGGTGGGAATGCTCTATGGAAATTTCTTTACACAAGGTATGGATAAAACCACACTACAAGAAGTAAGCGGAAATTTTGGGAAAACTGCCCGAATTATGAAAGAGTCAGGGTTTGATGCTGTTGAAATCCATTTTGGACATGGTTACTTACTCAGTCAGTTTATCAACCCAAGGGTGAATAAACGCAAAGATGAATACGGGGGAAGTATAGAAAATAGGATGCGTTTTCCCTTGGAAGTTTTAGCAGAAGTTAGAAAAAATGTAGGACCTGATTTTCCTATTCTCGCCAAGATTTCTATGTATGATGACAAAAAAGGAGGCGTTACTTTAGAAGATAGCTTACAAGTTGGAAAGCTTTTACAAGATAATGGAATTGATGGAATAATTTTAAGTGCCGGAGCAAGTAGTGACAATCCTATGTTGTTATTTCATGGCGATAGCATACTCCCTGATTTAATCAAATATGAAAAAAATCCATTGATGAAATTGGGGATGTTGCTAGTAGGTCAAACCATGTTTCGTAAATATCCATACAAAGAATTGTATTTACTAGAAGCTGCGAAGAAATTTCGTGAACAACTGACCTGTAACCTCATCTTTATCGGTGGTGCAAGCACTATAGAAAGTCTTGAAAAGATTATGGACTTGGGCTTTGATTTTGTACAATTAGCCCGACCTCTACTTCGTGATCCAGAAATGGTCAATCATTTAATTCACTATCAAGAAAAATATATAAATGGTTGCAATCATTGTAATAAATGTGCACCTTTAATGAATGATAAGAACGGCATTCGTTGTGTATTACCCACTTGGGAACCTTTCGAGTCAGAAAAAGGAGTATAA
- a CDS encoding DUF2147 domain-containing protein, translated as MYKRILLFIFLSFISLGYSQGKSCVGIYETFDDNTNEKQSKVEFYKKDGKLYAKMLHLYSFKGYSSNDPSCDKCTDDRKGKKVIGTEFIRDLNWTGSVWEGGTICNTQDGKIYKLKVWLNPSNQDELFVRVFLGPFYRTQIWKRINS; from the coding sequence ATGTACAAAAGAATCCTATTATTTATCTTCTTGTCTTTCATCTCCTTAGGATATTCACAAGGGAAATCTTGTGTTGGTATCTACGAAACCTTTGATGACAATACCAACGAAAAACAATCTAAAGTAGAATTTTATAAGAAAGATGGAAAACTCTATGCAAAGATGCTGCACTTATATAGCTTCAAAGGATATTCATCCAATGACCCTTCTTGTGATAAATGTACAGATGACCGAAAAGGAAAAAAAGTGATTGGAACTGAATTCATCCGTGACCTAAATTGGACTGGTAGTGTATGGGAAGGAGGCACAATCTGTAATACTCAAGATGGAAAGATATACAAATTAAAAGTATGGCTTAATCCAAGTAATCAGGATGAATTATTCGTACGTGTATTTTTAGGACCTTTTTATCGCACCCAAATTTGGAAAAGAATTAACAGCTAA
- a CDS encoding MFS transporter produces the protein MKENKEKLWSRDFIIISISYFFLASSFSLLMPTIPIFLSKELGVETSKIGIVLSSYVIALLMFRPFSGFIVDIYSRKPLLILGVSLFVATFFGYYFAATVLFLILLRFLHGIFWGMATVSSNTVAIDIIPASRRAEGIGFFGVNSNIAMAIAPYIAVNIYNRFGFHALITASLVMGVFSIVAVTLIRVPIRKKLDETPPISIDRFILLKGLPIFWNQLFISFGWGTLVAFAVLYGIDIGLQNSGIFFLFLALGLVLSRINSGKLVDKGHLHIVMQVALLLITIGFLTFASFHSIYMFCVAAFLIGLGYGTLFPALQSIYVNMAPSSQRGTANSTYLTGFDVGISLGMLVGAYFVEKYSFSFMYNMTACLSFIAIFIYRFNSIRVYERNRL, from the coding sequence ATGAAAGAAAATAAGGAGAAATTATGGAGTAGAGATTTTATTATCATTAGTATATCCTATTTCTTTTTAGCGAGTTCTTTTAGCTTATTGATGCCTACAATTCCTATTTTCTTGTCCAAAGAGTTGGGGGTAGAAACATCTAAAATTGGGATTGTCCTTTCATCCTATGTGATTGCCTTACTAATGTTTAGACCATTTAGTGGATTTATTGTGGATATATATTCTAGGAAACCACTACTTATATTGGGTGTATCTTTATTTGTGGCGACGTTCTTTGGCTATTACTTTGCAGCAACGGTTTTATTTTTAATCTTACTCCGTTTTCTGCATGGTATATTTTGGGGGATGGCAACTGTCTCATCTAATACTGTGGCGATAGATATTATTCCAGCCTCAAGACGTGCTGAAGGGATAGGATTCTTTGGGGTAAACTCCAATATAGCTATGGCAATTGCGCCCTATATTGCGGTGAATATATATAATAGATTTGGATTTCATGCCTTAATAACTGCGTCACTTGTAATGGGGGTATTTTCAATTGTTGCTGTAACACTTATTAGAGTACCAATCCGAAAGAAATTGGATGAAACACCGCCTATTTCCATTGATAGGTTTATTTTGCTTAAAGGCCTTCCTATTTTCTGGAATCAGTTATTTATATCATTTGGTTGGGGAACCTTAGTAGCATTTGCAGTATTATATGGTATAGATATAGGTTTACAAAATTCGGGTATCTTCTTCTTATTTTTAGCGTTAGGATTAGTATTATCTCGTATAAATTCGGGCAAATTAGTGGATAAGGGACATTTACATATCGTTATGCAGGTAGCCTTACTACTCATCACAATAGGTTTTTTAACGTTTGCTTCTTTCCATAGTATTTATATGTTTTGTGTGGCTGCCTTTCTAATTGGATTAGGATATGGCACTTTATTTCCTGCTCTACAATCCATCTATGTAAATATGGCACCTTCTTCTCAACGGGGGACAGCTAATTCTACGTATTTAACAGGCTTTGATGTGGGAATTAGTTTAGGAATGTTAGTGGGAGCATATTTTGTAGAAAAATATAGTTTTTCTTTTATGTACAACATGACAGCCTGCTTAAGCTTTATTGCTATCTTTATTTATCGTTTTAACTCTATACGAGTGTATGAAAGAAATAGATTGTAA
- a CDS encoding SDR family NAD(P)-dependent oxidoreductase — protein MKEIDCNNTESIKNVLITGAGSGLGYTTTQLLAEKGWRVFALDIHLFELERPKHASIIPIKVDVSNDESVAEAIKQVENYTHTLDAIVNFAGILVIGPSMETPPDLMLRIMNINLVGTYRINYYCFPLIQKGKGRIVNISSEAGIFSPPPFANFYYTSKHAIESYTDALRRELRFLGIKVITVRPGAFQTNMQGGAKNKFDEIEKNSQLFEKQIAKGNAMFELGAGKPRNPYVLAKKIHYILETKHPKSVYNIYINKLFCLLNILPKRCQDMIYYRMLK, from the coding sequence ATGAAAGAAATAGATTGTAATAATACAGAAAGCATAAAGAATGTTTTAATTACAGGTGCTGGAAGTGGTTTAGGATATACTACCACACAACTATTAGCCGAAAAAGGTTGGCGTGTTTTTGCCTTAGACATACATTTGTTTGAATTAGAACGCCCTAAGCATGCGTCTATTATCCCTATAAAAGTTGATGTGTCTAATGATGAGAGCGTTGCAGAGGCAATAAAGCAAGTAGAAAATTATACCCACACCCTTGATGCTATCGTAAATTTTGCAGGAATTTTAGTTATTGGTCCTTCCATGGAAACGCCTCCTGATCTTATGTTACGCATAATGAATATCAATTTAGTGGGAACTTATCGTATCAATTATTATTGTTTCCCACTTATACAGAAAGGGAAAGGGAGAATTGTGAATATTTCTAGTGAGGCAGGTATATTTAGTCCGCCTCCTTTTGCCAATTTTTATTATACATCCAAACATGCAATTGAATCTTATACTGACGCATTGCGTAGAGAACTTAGGTTTTTAGGTATAAAGGTTATAACCGTACGCCCAGGTGCTTTTCAGACAAATATGCAAGGTGGAGCCAAGAATAAATTTGATGAAATAGAAAAAAATAGTCAGTTATTCGAGAAGCAAATTGCAAAAGGAAATGCTATGTTTGAGTTAGGCGCCGGTAAACCACGAAACCCTTATGTGTTGGCAAAAAAGATTCACTATATATTGGAAACAAAACACCCTAAATCAGTTTATAATATTTACATAAATAAACTCTTTTGTTTACTAAACATCCTTCCAAAAAGATGTCAAGATATGATTTATTATAGAATGTTGAAGTAA
- a CDS encoding PKD domain-containing protein, whose translation MRRTLLIIFILITSYGFTQKTKQVLFIGNSYTNVNNLPEIVKNLATADGNILIKDASFPGGHFLSQHTQNPQTLQKIASNNWDIVVIQEQSQNPSFPWAQVQTNVFPYAKILIDSAKQSNECVIPIFYNTWGRRDGDSQWDSISTFEGMNARLHTAYSFMANDNQGLLSPVGIGFQHIKQDTISPIPFTDLYVSDGSHPSIFGSYLAACIFNNIIFSQTSYGNTFIPNGVTPNQAKYLQEVADHVVYMVDSVRIDYRPLSNNLFGITLDGDKITLSPYIEEGTFEFWDFGDGDTSHVLHTTHTYTETGIYHVRMITSNACYTDTISEDVIIGTSGMLEQPKLEQKTFKVYPNPSHNGKVFIDHKEHRYSVYSILGDRIYHGESSSLELSKGMYFFRQENESVKVLVF comes from the coding sequence ATGAGAAGAACCCTCCTCATTATCTTCATACTTATAACAAGCTATGGATTTACTCAAAAAACCAAGCAGGTTTTGTTTATTGGAAACAGCTATACCAATGTAAATAATCTTCCTGAAATTGTAAAAAATTTGGCAACAGCAGACGGAAATATTTTAATAAAGGATGCCAGTTTTCCAGGAGGGCATTTTCTTTCTCAACACACTCAAAATCCACAAACACTCCAAAAAATTGCTAGTAACAATTGGGATATAGTAGTTATCCAGGAACAAAGTCAAAATCCATCTTTCCCATGGGCACAAGTTCAAACAAATGTTTTCCCTTACGCTAAAATCTTAATAGACAGTGCAAAACAAAGTAATGAGTGTGTTATTCCGATCTTTTATAATACTTGGGGCAGACGTGATGGCGACTCACAATGGGACAGTATTAGTACGTTTGAAGGTATGAATGCACGACTACACACGGCTTATTCTTTTATGGCAAATGATAACCAAGGATTGCTCTCTCCTGTTGGTATAGGATTCCAACACATTAAGCAAGACACAATCAGTCCCATTCCTTTTACTGATTTATATGTTTCCGATGGAAGTCACCCCTCTATCTTCGGGTCTTATTTGGCTGCTTGCATATTTAACAATATTATCTTCTCTCAAACATCTTATGGAAATACCTTTATTCCAAATGGAGTTACTCCAAATCAAGCTAAATATCTACAAGAAGTAGCCGATCATGTCGTTTATATGGTAGATTCTGTACGTATTGACTACCGACCACTTTCAAATAATCTATTTGGAATCACCTTAGATGGTGATAAAATTACACTTAGTCCATATATTGAAGAAGGGACTTTTGAATTTTGGGACTTTGGTGATGGAGATACATCCCATGTTTTGCATACCACACATACTTATACCGAAACAGGAATCTATCACGTCCGTATGATTACTTCCAATGCGTGCTACACGGACACCATTTCAGAAGATGTTATAATAGGCACTTCCGGAATGTTAGAGCAACCCAAACTAGAACAGAAGACTTTTAAAGTATATCCAAACCCTTCTCACAATGGGAAAGTTTTTATTGACCATAAAGAACATAGATATTCCGTATATTCTATATTAGGAGATAGAATATATCATGGTGAATCATCTTCCCTTGAGTTATCAAAGGGGATGTATTTTTTTCGACAAGAAAATGAATCTGTAAAGGTGCTAGTATTCTAA
- a CDS encoding type IX secretion system membrane protein PorP/SprF yields MKQSILHSIFWLLISFQIGIAQRNMDDLFFIQGSNYYNAAYAPTHTDSTDFKAAVDTRTFLRYVPNNIGQIVVPNLTYQAFVKMQNVTLTYNYNLQPLTFTKNNELGLGFIYTIPFTTQHKLSFGVRGSFGIYNLKRFNEIGFIDIEKSKKWTMLGDFDLGIHYFIKRFELGISTKNILASKYAPDDILFRTDREIYLQLAYNFLLGKRKNYSLKISVFTAPLYWLNSYLSFNLGIYKKAYFQFTISAKDISNQFSFGYDFRIGENPLSLGLAFTQSLIAKNYNFGLRIAYKF; encoded by the coding sequence ATGAAACAAAGTATTCTTCATAGCATCTTTTGGCTTCTAATCTCTTTTCAGATTGGAATAGCCCAACGTAATATGGATGACCTATTCTTCATCCAAGGAAGTAATTATTACAATGCTGCTTATGCACCCACTCATACAGATAGCACCGATTTTAAAGCGGCAGTTGATACAAGAACTTTTTTACGTTATGTACCAAATAATATTGGACAAATAGTTGTACCCAATCTTACTTACCAAGCTTTCGTGAAAATGCAAAATGTAACCCTTACTTATAACTACAATTTGCAGCCACTTACGTTTACCAAAAATAATGAATTGGGACTTGGATTCATTTATACCATCCCTTTTACTACTCAGCATAAATTAAGCTTTGGCGTTCGTGGAAGTTTTGGAATATATAACCTAAAACGATTTAACGAAATTGGATTTATTGATATAGAGAAATCAAAGAAATGGACAATGTTAGGAGATTTTGATTTAGGGATACATTATTTCATAAAAAGATTCGAATTAGGCATATCTACTAAGAATATATTAGCCTCAAAATATGCCCCCGATGATATTTTATTTCGTACTGATCGGGAGATTTATCTGCAACTAGCTTATAATTTTTTGCTAGGAAAAAGAAAGAATTATTCGCTAAAAATCTCGGTATTTACTGCTCCTCTTTACTGGTTAAACAGCTATCTATCTTTCAATTTAGGAATTTATAAGAAAGCTTATTTCCAATTTACAATTAGTGCTAAGGATATCAGTAATCAATTTAGTTTTGGTTATGACTTTAGGATAGGTGAAAATCCACTCTCCCTTGGACTTGCATTTACGCAATCTCTTATAGCTAAAAATTACAATTTTGGCTTGCGGATAGCTTATAAATTTTAG
- a CDS encoding prolyl oligopeptidase family serine peptidase — MKRFIFIGIILTTLLVSCKKEKYVDVAPGTLIESKEIKTITKSECISLIDSVDASGFATYDVQLLEVVYASTYQGKTIETSGMLFVPVGIDTFNLVTYCHGTVAPADIMGKKWGTPSQFKGEKFGFIESRNVGLSWATAGYTVFMPDYIGYGRTKKVEHPYVYYPELVNAIYDGTIAVKKYLLDQSAYYENKLFLAGYSQGGGASFFSHWYIDTYHSSEFNVTASLNLSGPYHIKRILQTIIEHKDEKQANIGVYAWALYSINKFSELKRPNDYFFSYPVYDQGSSFLPPSKVPSKILNNFFMQQIQNGKDKEMIKVLERCWVAKNWYSPGKIYLYHGDQDDFVPYFNSEDAYTTLSQNGVDVQFFTYTGKKHWNVLKPFITDAKNQLDALK, encoded by the coding sequence ATGAAAAGATTTATCTTCATAGGAATTATTTTAACTACGCTACTTGTCTCATGTAAGAAAGAAAAATATGTAGATGTAGCCCCTGGAACACTCATTGAATCAAAAGAAATAAAAACAATCACAAAATCTGAATGTATTTCTCTCATTGATTCTGTAGATGCATCTGGCTTTGCCACATACGATGTGCAATTATTAGAAGTTGTATATGCTTCGACATACCAAGGAAAAACTATAGAAACATCAGGAATGTTGTTTGTTCCTGTGGGAATTGACACTTTTAACTTAGTAACCTACTGTCATGGGACCGTGGCGCCTGCAGATATAATGGGAAAGAAATGGGGTACGCCTTCTCAGTTTAAAGGTGAAAAATTTGGCTTTATAGAATCCCGAAACGTTGGTTTATCATGGGCTACCGCAGGATATACTGTTTTTATGCCTGATTATATCGGATATGGAAGAACTAAAAAAGTAGAACACCCATACGTTTATTATCCTGAGTTAGTCAATGCCATTTATGATGGAACAATTGCCGTTAAGAAATATCTACTTGACCAAAGTGCATACTATGAAAACAAGTTATTTTTGGCAGGATATTCACAAGGTGGTGGAGCTTCATTCTTTTCGCATTGGTATATTGATACATACCACTCGTCTGAATTTAACGTTACGGCTAGTTTAAATCTTTCTGGTCCTTATCATATCAAACGTATTCTTCAAACAATTATAGAACATAAAGATGAGAAACAGGCTAATATCGGTGTGTATGCTTGGGCATTATATTCTATCAATAAGTTCTCTGAATTAAAACGTCCTAATGATTATTTTTTCTCATACCCTGTGTATGACCAAGGTTCTAGTTTTTTACCTCCTTCGAAAGTGCCATCCAAAATCCTCAATAATTTCTTTATGCAACAAATCCAAAATGGGAAAGATAAAGAAATGATAAAGGTTTTGGAAAGATGTTGGGTTGCAAAAAACTGGTATTCTCCTGGGAAAATATATTTATATCACGGAGATCAAGATGATTTCGTTCCTTATTTTAATTCGGAAGATGCCTATACAACACTTAGTCAGAATGGTGTAGATGTACAGTTTTTCACCTATACAGGAAAGAAGCACTGGAACGTCTTAAAGCCTTTTATAACAGACGCTAAAAATCAATTGGACGCACTTAAATGA
- a CDS encoding GtrA family protein: protein MNLRTLPDFQKQFIKFVLIGILAVLVDLACYYTFLHIYPEKMFGFIANDMSAKSTSFICGSLVTYNLNKYWTWKQSDKNNKRLVNFYILYILSMFINVIVNSGMLHFLILYPALSFVPKKYLVAFIVATGVSALLNFFGQKWWIFKEKE, encoded by the coding sequence ATGAATTTAAGGACACTACCCGATTTTCAAAAACAATTTATCAAATTTGTACTCATTGGAATATTAGCAGTTCTAGTTGACTTAGCATGTTATTATACATTTCTTCACATATACCCCGAAAAAATGTTTGGCTTCATTGCCAATGACATGTCAGCCAAATCAACCTCCTTTATTTGTGGGTCTTTAGTTACTTATAATCTGAATAAATATTGGACATGGAAGCAGAGCGATAAAAACAATAAACGTTTAGTAAATTTTTATATTCTATACATACTATCTATGTTTATAAACGTAATTGTAAATTCTGGTATGCTTCACTTTTTAATACTTTACCCAGCATTAAGTTTTGTTCCAAAGAAATACCTAGTCGCTTTCATCGTTGCAACTGGGGTTAGCGCCTTACTGAATTTCTTTGGTCAGAAATGGTGGATATTTAAAGAAAAAGAATGA